AAATCAAACAGGTATAGTATAATTAAGATGGTTGCCTTTTGAGCCTCGGTTAGCTTTCTTCCAAAGGCAGGGGGAGCTGGACGCTTGGGTAGCCTTTTCACATCAACTTCCACGCCTCTGCAATCACGTATTAATGCATATATGTaggtgatttaattaattttgctTCAAAAGTGAAATGTGTGTACCTGCTAACAACGAAATACACTGAATCCGGCTTAGCTTGGATGGCTGTTTTGGTGAATCCCAGCTTATCAGCAGGCCAAAGTTCATCCCCGAAGAAGCTGCTGGTGTAGGTCACCTGATCCCCAACCTTCAGTCCTGCTCTTGCAGCGTTGCCACCACTTTCCACACCCTGCAGAAACATTCTTTAGTAGCCATTAAGAAGAACTAACAATAATGGATGATGATAGTACTTAGCTTACAGTTATCACCACTCCGCCACCTGGCTTTTGGCCCAGAGTCAAGCCTAATGGCTTGTCAACTTCAACCTCGATATTCTTAGCAGCACCAGCTGCTGCCCTGGCCCTGATCTTAATCCCCCTTCTCGCAATCCTCAAGACACCAGCACTGTGGATCCTCTCACCGACCCTTTTCGCATCTTGAAGTGACAACCTTTGAAAACTGCTCCTCTGCTCAATGTaagaaaaaaaacacacacatcaCAGAAATAAGAATCGAAGCGTTTGATTCCCGAAATCATTGAGATGATATTATGACCTGCAAGAATTTAGGAGTGGAATTGGATTTCGCAGAGAGGTTGGCAGTGAAAGAAGAAGATGCACCGGCAGCCATTGCTGTGAGTTGGATTGGATCTTTGGATAAAACTTTGGAGAGCCACACTCCACCCCTCGATGAATCAAAGTTTTATACACACACCGCATAGTAATTCTTTGTCCTCATCATCTATGTATGGTTGCCATTCATTTTCGTTCTGTGCCCAAACAATCTGTGGGCTAATTTGTAATTTAACATTATTGTGTAATCGCTTTCACAAGCACCCCCCGACCACTTAGAAACATCGATAATATAGAACAAGATCTCTTA
This window of the Primulina huaijiensis isolate GDHJ02 chromosome 3, ASM1229523v2, whole genome shotgun sequence genome carries:
- the LOC140972243 gene encoding uncharacterized protein; translation: MAAGASSSFTANLSAKSNSTPKFLQRSSFQRLSLQDAKRVGERIHSAGVLRIARRGIKIRARAAAGAAKNIEVEVDKPLGLTLGQKPGGGVVITGVESGGNAARAGLKVGDQVTYTSSFFGDELWPADKLGFTKTAIQAKPDSVYFVVSRGVEVDVKRLPKRPAPPAFGRKLTEAQKARATHICLDCGYIYTLQKSFDDQPDDYACPQCRAPKKRFSRYDVNTGKAVGGNSPPIAVILGLILGIGGVGALLVYGLQ